The Quercus lobata isolate SW786 chromosome 9, ValleyOak3.0 Primary Assembly, whole genome shotgun sequence region aagaaaaaaataaaaaagttctgtaaaataaaggaaatataatgataagaaaaatgaaatataaggATGAGattatatttaaattacttattttcttttctagtgGTTATCTACTACAGCATATTATTTATGAAACTAATATGGAGTACACATATATTTCTCTTTGCTCTCAATATTTCTCAAAATGCTTCTCCTTGTGTGAGAGCttaagtctatatatatatatatatatagagagagagagagagagagagagagagagagagagagagagagagagagagagagagagagagagagagagagagagagagagagagaggttgaaaTAGCTAAAAGATGACAAGATCTCTTAAATTAGCCGTCTCTATTAAATGTGATGGATATATGTCCATCACTCGTGGATAATGAATAGTATATAATGAAAATCTCATTTTATAGTATAAATGCTTTCTAATTGAGATTATCCTAATTCATAAAGTCTTTGCAATGGTGAATTGCTGATTAAGAACCTCCTCataagaattgtaaatttattcaacgattaaaaatacaatattacttccacaaaacaaaacaagcaaCTAGGCTGCAAACACCTTACCCTCAGGGGCGGAGCCAgaaattttggttttgggggggccaagttGTGATGTTAATATATTAGTTAATTAAGACAAACCTCTACACGcacatataaaaattaatttactcaaAGAATTTATtatcttctaaattttaatgagCATACAAAAGTAATGTATTTCTTCTATTAGAGatgtacaaaaatttatcattttttacatAGTTCAATTTGTTAAATctcttaaattatatgattttaatataatttctctttcttttaagagCACCATTGAAATGACTCAAAATTTGGGGGGAccaacttcaatttttacatgctatattttttaaaatataaataatataaatactataaaataattttttaaaactttggtGGGGCCTTGGCCCCCACCCTTGTgtgtggctccgccactgctTACACTTATTGCGTGTTTGAATGAGCTAATTTTTATCAGTTTGTttcatatattttgtttgtcTTGCACCAATATCACTGTGCAgtgaaaaatatgatatttaaaaagttgtacattatgattaaaatgcaaaaaagaaaaaagaagaagaaaaaaaaaaactcatctaaACAATTCACTTGAACATATTTCTCTAAACTTTTTATGGTTTGAAATTGTCATTTCAAAGACTTACGAGAGTATTGTGTAGGAACTAATTACAAACTTAATCTCAGAGTAATTAAATACAGTCTCTTACATctttctaattaattaattcaatgaAACAAATTCCCAAATTCATGAGTTTCTTCCACCATGATTACACCTTTTCTCATatattcttcatctttctccCTTTTTGGACACTATTCTACGTGACGTgttttcttcctcatcttctCCTTGGTGCACATTTGAAATGATGGctgttaaattaaaaaaaaaaaaaaaaaaaaaaaggtagtagTAGGTGGAAAAGAGTTAACGGTTAGTCGGTTACCGTTGTAATTAAGAGttcaatttgaaaatctaacccgCCTGTTCTATACAAATTACAATCGTGTTGgattaaacttaaatttttatttttaatttttttgtttgaaagagGCTTTGCTCTAATTATGTGTCATTATGGGCCAATCCAGTGAGACTCTGCAACCTGTGATTTTAGccttaaaaaatatagattttactcattttagcctttattATGTTTGGAGGATTTTTAAAGCTTATGTGAAGTATGGATAACTTAAACTCCCTCCTGTACCTCTTCATATTAGAAGTTGAAACTGACAATCTTTTATTCTAATAAGAAATATTATGAACTGATTATTGGAATACATGAAATTGCCAATGTTACTGTAGCCTGTAGGGCAAAACTCTTGACACTTATGATAagcattattctttttaattattattattatttttgggttgaaatgaTAAGCATTACTTATTACTTAtgttttctatttatttataaaaaattttaatttatgacgtttgttcttgatgattaatttttattattagattaagACACGCAATTGCCTTTTGGTTTAAGCGAAGATTAAATTCGAAATCTTTTATTCGAAAACAACAGAcactatcattttttattaacagTTGAaattggcaattttttttttccataggaatagtaaaaaatgacaaatttttattctaataagaaatattaaatgAGCTGATTATTGGAATACACGAAATTGGCAATGCTACAGCTACAGTAGGGCAAAACTCTtgacactttttattttattttataatttgttataaaaaaaaaactattgacaCTTACGATAAGCATTGCTCATTAACATTGTCGTTATCTAATTCGATATTAAAATGTAGGACTATACCTTAGTgaatagaaggaaaaaagaagaagaaaaagtcaCGTAAATACACATTTGAAACTTGCTAAAAGTTATTGGCTTCATCCAGTTATAACTTACGagttaaaacattttaaattagaaaaacaTTTTGCAATGAAACAAACGGAACCTAATGTATTAATGTATTCAGAAGAACCAGAATAACTTGATTACTTTAGTTCCAATATGATCAAGCTCTACGATTCTATATTTATCACTTAACACTTGAGAAGGAACTAAGgtggttttatttttgattatttattattatttttaatacaaaGAAGTTGTGTCTAAACTATTCCACTATCCATAAGACAtcccaaaaagtaaaaaaaaaatctcataggttgaaactctgataaataaaatttaaaacgtCTAAATTTATAGCACattctttaaattaattaaacttaTCACCTGCATGTCATGGACAATGAACTAAGGTGTTATTACGAgaaaattgaacaaaagtatAGTGTGTAAATGCCTTGGCATAGAATGGATTCATGCAGACTAAAGAATTTGTTTTACTTGAAAACTCATCGCGCTTAAATGTCTAATGTAGAGAGTCTCTTTGGAGTTTTGACTTAGCTAATAGCTTATAGGTAAACTTTTATTCTATTTAATGCTATTtcctattaaaattaaaaaaaaaggtataattgtatttaaaaaacaaggttttaaaaaatcgtacataattaaataagataaacaaattgaaaaaaaaaaaaagtaaaaaactaatcCAAATGCATGTACaaactctttttgtttttttttgagaagaaaatatgTGTACAAACTTAGTTGGGTTAACCTAAAATTTTTGGACTTTTTAGCTAAGTGTagctcttttaaaaaaaaaaattaattactaattGAGTTGGATTATTAAATACACCCATAATCGATAATCCAATCCGATACCAATATAGTGAATATACTTGGTACCATTTAAAGCGGGCCAGCCAGCCAGCCTGTTCGGCCGGCTccaataaaattccaaatatgCCCGCAAATTAGTACCGTTTCCCAACGCACATGACGTGCACGTGACCAATGCTATATTTGAATTCGGACCTAAGCGCCTTTTCTCCAATTCATTTTAATTCAACCCCTCTCGTCCGCTTTCAAATTCTCACAACTCAGTcaggccccccccccccattgTGTGTCTCTCTCTGTTtcgtttcaaaaaaaaaaaccaaaccaaacaaaacaaacgcAACCAAAAAAAGCCCATCgatctctctcaatctctttctcaGAGAGACTTTTTCTTCGATTTCCACTCTCCAATTCTATATCACTCGCTCACTTCTAACACTTCCATTTCCTACAGGTACTCTCTCAGAAACTCTCAGATCCAAGCTTCATTAGCTCATCTTCAAGCTATTGAATCTTTGAATCCAgattttatagcatttttacATGTTCTACGATTCAAATCTTGCTCTTCGCATTGCAGCCTAATTTCAATCGCTGAAtgataaatgtttttttttttggtagacggatgacttttttttttgttagataaaccctaattttgctattgttttgtttgttcgtttttttggatttgggggGATTTGTTTATTTAGGGTTTGAGATTTGGGTTTGGAGATGGAGAATTCGGAAGTGAAAAGTGTAGATTCTTCACAATGCGTCCGAGTCGCGGTTAATGTCAGGCCTTTGATTACGTCCGAGCTTCTACTTGGCTGTACAGATTGCATTTCAGTGGTACCTGGTGAACCTCAggtacttgatttttttttaaaaaaaaaaaaaaattagttttgatcgaatttgaaaattttaggtttTCATGATATGTGTATGACTGAGCTgatagaattttgaaatttggtgTTTAAAATTAGGTGCAAATTGGTTCGCATTCGTTCACCTTCGATTACGTTTATGGTAGTACTGGCTCGCCCTGTTATGCATTATTCGATGATTGTGTTTCTCCTCTTGTTGATGCACTCTTCCATGGTTATAATGCCACTGTTCTTGCATATGGCCAGGTATAACTTTCATTTTATCTTATAGAGTTAGAATACTCGAATATACGTTTTGATACATTGCTGAGTTTActctgtttgtgttttttaagacGGGGTCGGGGAAGACGTACACCATGGGGACTAACTATTCAGGGGAGGGAAGTAATGTAGGAGTCATACCTAAAGTAATGGAAAGCATATTCAAAAGGGTTGAAGTGACGAAAGATTCGACAGAATTTTTGATTAGAGTCTCATTTATTGAGGTAAAAGAAATACTTCTATTtagcttgttttgttttgttttccttcGCTTCACTACTTGAGTTTAtttgcttgatgtggtatgaTGTGATGACAGATATTCAAGGAAGAAGTGTTTGATTTACTAGATCCAAATTCGCCCGTCTTCTCTAAAGTTGAAGGGGCAGCTCTAGTAAAGCATGCAGGGCCTGCAAGGGTTCCCATACAAATTAGAGAGACGGTGAATGGAGGAATAACACTCGCCGGAGTCACCGAGGCAGAAGTTAGGACAAAAGAAGAGATGGCAACATATCTATCTCGTGGTTCCCACGCTCGTGCCACTGGGAGTACTAATATGAATAGCCAATCAAGGTGCAAATTTCATAATgctatatatttttgaaatgttGCCAATGAACATCTATAGCTTTGTAGTTTTAAATGAACATTTCATAATTTGAACTGCTGCCAATGAGCTTTAGCTCAACTGGCACCCTCTTTGCAAGTGCTAGGTGTAGGGTGAAGTCTTGGGTTAAGGATCTATTATGTTGAAAgttgtataatttataatgtTGAACTTCATGTTAACTTTTTGTATCGTTTTCCAGTCGCTCACATGCTATCTTTACAATTACTATGGAGCAAAAGAAAGTTGCTCACTTCGTAGCCGGAGTAACAAATGAAGACATCGGTGATGACATATTATGTGCAAAACTGCATTTAGTGGATCTTGCTGGTTCTGAACGTGCAAAACGAACGGGTGCAGATGGCATGCGTTTTAAAGAAGGTAGGATGCTAGAGACTTAGTCTAGGGGTTTCAATCTGTTACAATATGGTTAATAAGATAGTGGCAAGATGAACATCTATAGTTTTGTagttttaaattctaaaatagtTATCTGTTGTGAATGTGATATATGGAATGATAAGTAtgttacataatttaaattggAGTTTTTcctgtttgtgtttgttttaatagTTTATTTGATGTAGGAATTCATATCAATAAGGGTTTATTGGCACTTGGCAATGTGATAAGTGCCTTGGGAGAtgaaaagaagaggaaagaaggaGGTCACGTTCCATATCGTGACAGCAAGTTAACACGCTTGTTACAGGCAAgtgaataaatatttatttttcttacctAAATTGTAAgtataatttctcaaaatttgtttgtaccaatgaaaattgaagattttttaAAGCTCTTAAATCTCTTTACTTTTTATGTAGACACATGTAAGTAATGGACTTCATTTACCTATGGTCAGTTAAACGGGAATGCTTTTTGTTTGTTGAATCTAGATGATCTACTAGAAAACAAGTATACATAAAGAAAATTGACCTAGGCTTTTGATTACGCTCAGATAGATGCAAATATTTGTGGAAATTGGATTAGTACATTATATTTTACATAACACAAGAAAACATAGTAAGAAGGTGTAATATGGAGACTGCAATAAGGGTtaatattaacattttttgatatttaaagtgaaaatttgaCTTTGTAAAAAATTCTCTCATGATTGTTTATTGAAACTTGAATCTGTAGGATTCTCTTGGAGGAAACAGCAAAACGGTTATGATTGGTATGTGTCAATATACTTATTCAAGCATCTtaaatctttctttcttgtaattcctacttttttttttttttttttttaattttttaaaaatgtttacAATGTTTTGTATTGATTGAAGCTTGTGTAAGTCCTGCCGACACAAATGCTGAGGAAACCCTGAACACATTGAAGTATGCAAATCGTGCTCGCAACATTCAGAACAAGGCAGTTGTAAGTATTCTCTCataattatattcttttttcacCTCCACATGTTATGCTTCTCTTTCTGATGATCTTTCCCTCTTTCTTAATTTAGATCAATCGTGATCCAATGGCAGCCCAAATGCAAAGAATGCGGAGCCAAATTGAGCAATTGCAGACTGAACTTCTATTTTATCAAGGTGGAATGAATGCACCATTTGAAGAACTCCAGGTATGTCATTGAATGATAAAAGTCTGTTTGTGCTCCTAAGGTCCTAATTTGCTGGTTTTGGATGTTTATTAACCTTTAGTGGCTTTTCCAGATTctcaaacacaaaatatctTTACTTGAAGCAAGCAATGCAGAGTTACACAGGGAGCTTCAAGAACGTAAAGTTACCTTTGAGCATTTAACACAACGTGCTCTTGATGCTCAGGTTTTATTCAAAATTCTCTTTAGTAGTTATATAAGATGTCATGATTTTCTTATAATCTTCCCTACACTAGTTAAAATCCAGCTATATGATCTCACCTACATTAAACACTTCAGGTTGAAAAAGACAAGTTGGTCATGAAAATTGAATTAGCTCGAAATGGTAAATCTTGGGATGAGATCGATTCTAGTTCAAATCAGGTTTGagtgcattgattttttttaattttttttggttgctccAAGTTATTGCATTTTTCTGATGAAAGAAAAGACTTTGCTGACACAACATCATTAATTATTTCAGGATTTTGACGTGTTGAAAAATTATGCCTCAAAAATTCAAGAGTTAGAAGGAGAATTATTGCATCTGAAAAACTTGAATAGCTCAAAACGCAGTCGATTTGTTGAATGTGCTGACTTAGATGATGATGGGCTCCACTCAAAGAACGAATTATTTCCATGTACTAACGAGTTTTCATCTGATTATGACATAAAAGCCATGAATATTCCAGGTAGCATTTGTAAAgctctttttattgttttactgTCTTTCATTTTGTTGAACACATTGCTCTTTGTTACAACTAATGCCAATCCCTTATTAGTTGTTTTCCACAGGATGAAAGCCGTGTCatgccatttttattttattttatatttagtgaTTAGGGTACCACAGTAGTTAGGAATATTCTGCATTTGACAGGACATCTTTGCTCAACAGTTCCTTTTGTTGTAGTGATCTTTGCATTTTATCTTCCATCCTAAGAGTTGGCTACTTGACAATGAgcaaatttaattatataaaactgATGTACAGATGAGACTGTagatgaagaaaaggagctaGAACATTCCTCTCTCCAAGAAAAATTAGATATGGAGCTCAAAGAATTGGACAAAAAACTTGAACAGAAAGAGGTAAAACAAATCACATTTTTAGTTACCCCATCTTGGCTACCTAGATTTACTTGTATGTTTGATTTAAGGAGATTAAAGCATTTTGTTGATAGATGTTTTCTGACTCATAAAATGggacatgtttttgttttcctctgAAAGACTTCACACGAATCACTAGACTTTTGTAAAAAGTTTCTAATAAATAACTAGCTTAAGTTTGTGGGCATCTTAAACTTATCAGGACAAAAAATAACAACTATATAGTCTCAGCCATTTACATATTTGGTTGTGAATCTAGTGCTAAATATTTACATTTCTTACTATCTTGGATCTGCATTGTTGTCTGTTGCTGTGGCTGTTCACATCTGTCATAATTTACTCTGTGAAGGCTGAAATGAAGCGGTTTGGAAGTGTTGATACTTCGGTTCTTAAAAATCATTATGAGAAGAAAGTTCAGGAATTAGAACATGAGAAGAAATCATTGCAGGTTAGTGCTCTTTCTGTAAGCCTTGGCTTCTGATTTGAATGTCCTCTTAGTAAGGCTTTTTTAAAATACCTATGCTGTTAATTGGCAGAGAGAGATTGAGGAACTGAGACACAATCTTGCAAATATTTCATCTACTTCTGATGATGGTGCTCAAAAGTTGAAGGAAGTATATCTTCAAAAGTTAAATGCCTTGGAGGCACAGGTGAATATTGAAATTGAACCACTTTAGCCCTTTCAATGGCATTTACAATTTCAGGACTCATATACTTTTTGTTGCAGGTTTCAGAGTTGAAGAAGAAACAGGATGCTCAAGCTCAACTTTtgagacaaaaacaaaagagtgaTGAGGCAGCAAGACGATTACAAGATGAGATTCACAGAATAAAGACTCAAAAGGTGCAATTTGATTGTAGAGGAGCTTGTTGCAGTCAAATAGatacaataataattttttattttaagtagaTAAAATAATCATTTCTCTCATTATAGTACCATATTGTGTTTTATAGGTTCAACTGCAACATAAGATTAAGCAAGAGTCTGAGCAGTTTAGGTTATGGAAGGCATCACGAGAAAAAGAAGTTCTCCAGGTATGCAAAAATTATAGAGTGATCCTTTCTTGCATGTTCAATTGATGGCTTTATAATACTTTAGAGATTAAATGCTAATACTGGATATAGATTGCATAAGCTTAATGATGAAAGTTGGGTATGAATGTTCACT contains the following coding sequences:
- the LOC115959337 gene encoding kinesin-like protein KIN-4C, coding for MENSEVKSVDSSQCVRVAVNVRPLITSELLLGCTDCISVVPGEPQVQIGSHSFTFDYVYGSTGSPCYALFDDCVSPLVDALFHGYNATVLAYGQTGSGKTYTMGTNYSGEGSNVGVIPKVMESIFKRVEVTKDSTEFLIRVSFIEIFKEEVFDLLDPNSPVFSKVEGAALVKHAGPARVPIQIRETVNGGITLAGVTEAEVRTKEEMATYLSRGSHARATGSTNMNSQSSRSHAIFTITMEQKKVAHFVAGVTNEDIGDDILCAKLHLVDLAGSERAKRTGADGMRFKEGIHINKGLLALGNVISALGDEKKRKEGGHVPYRDSKLTRLLQDSLGGNSKTVMIACVSPADTNAEETLNTLKYANRARNIQNKAVINRDPMAAQMQRMRSQIEQLQTELLFYQGGMNAPFEELQILKHKISLLEASNAELHRELQERKVTFEHLTQRALDAQVEKDKLVMKIELARNGKSWDEIDSSSNQDFDVLKNYASKIQELEGELLHLKNLNSSKRSRFVECADLDDDGLHSKNELFPCTNEFSSDYDIKAMNIPDETVDEEKELEHSSLQEKLDMELKELDKKLEQKEAEMKRFGSVDTSVLKNHYEKKVQELEHEKKSLQREIEELRHNLANISSTSDDGAQKLKEVYLQKLNALEAQVSELKKKQDAQAQLLRQKQKSDEAARRLQDEIHRIKTQKVQLQHKIKQESEQFRLWKASREKEVLQLKKEGRRNEYEMHKLLALNQRQKMVLQRKTEEASMATKRLKDVLESRKASSRETSGAGNGTGPGIQALMQAIEHELEVTVRVHEVRAEYERQMEERATMAKEVARLKEEADLLRQSKLSDCPDAISPGARNSRIFALENMLATSSSTLVSMASQLSEAEERERGFSGRGRWNQVRSLADAKNIMNYLFNLASSSRCMVRDKEVAYREKDSEIRDLKEKIVRLSSYVRQLEMQKAELIHQVKSQNSALKMRMAMDGDLNNGGHKYDLRKQGYRSSFILEDMDTSESEHSDIERNNDDDDWVVESVVESEEEEEKPIKKRISRTSVASNTLDTKDSGGLKLDTSGGGIVAVSGVCCSCSKFSSCKTMKCQCRASGGSCGTLCGCLPSKCANKGTVLKDLGGSPESESVEGNGSGSGSDETEKSHSLASQGALLLQSALVEKPVEENDDNGPRRKALADIGNKLAKPNAPKPIQRKKWRKSTIVLVSDPPPPSSQPENTDVPQKPESNSASEVADIPLKLPRAMRLAASNSSNPLRDRNVSQLDESVVNKESVILPPTSPVQHRRKKPEEKENNNGL